A single window of Pontiella agarivorans DNA harbors:
- a CDS encoding TolC family protein, whose translation MKKRLLIPAFFTAALLSSYADPFGTHLTLQAALEAGAENNPQLQAAFYRWKGYEENIAVQKALPDPAFTYGYYFESVETRVGPQNHQFRLAQTFPGFGKRAAKKAAATALAAAYGENYKQEKLNLDFAITQAYAELYYLKRSIDITQDRIRLIRDLEKVARTRYKSGSPMAPILQAQVELGRLEDRLSSLNDLRQPQVARLNAALNRPADAPLPWPAEIPYVRIAPDEEALLENLNHTSPSLAALARNVERGVHQVALARRERLPDFTLGVQYIQTDDAGTPVSDNGKDPIMGTIGINIPLWAGKNSARVAAANYQRTAAELTLQNRERTLEADIKRTLYNLRDADRKINLYAESLIPKAEQSLEVNRTAYEAGQMEFINLMDAERILLEFQLAYERALADHLKHRADLSRLTGLDLLHGANHETY comes from the coding sequence ATGAAAAAACGATTACTGATTCCAGCGTTCTTCACCGCCGCCCTGCTGAGCAGTTATGCCGATCCGTTCGGAACCCACCTCACGCTGCAGGCGGCGCTGGAAGCCGGAGCGGAAAATAATCCGCAGCTCCAGGCCGCCTTTTATCGCTGGAAGGGCTATGAAGAAAACATTGCCGTTCAGAAGGCGCTGCCCGACCCCGCCTTCACCTACGGCTATTATTTTGAATCGGTCGAAACCCGGGTCGGGCCGCAGAATCACCAGTTCCGGCTGGCCCAGACCTTTCCGGGCTTTGGAAAACGCGCCGCCAAAAAGGCCGCCGCCACCGCGCTGGCCGCCGCCTACGGGGAAAACTATAAGCAGGAAAAACTCAACCTCGATTTTGCGATCACGCAGGCCTATGCCGAACTCTATTACCTGAAGCGCAGCATCGATATCACACAGGACCGCATCCGGCTCATCCGCGATCTGGAAAAGGTTGCCCGCACCCGCTACAAATCCGGCTCGCCCATGGCACCGATCCTTCAGGCGCAGGTTGAGCTCGGCCGCCTCGAAGACCGCCTCTCATCCCTGAACGATTTGCGCCAACCGCAGGTCGCCCGCCTTAACGCCGCGCTCAATCGGCCGGCCGATGCGCCGCTGCCATGGCCGGCGGAAATCCCCTACGTCCGGATCGCCCCCGACGAAGAAGCGCTGCTTGAAAACCTGAATCATACCAGCCCGTCGCTGGCCGCCCTGGCGCGGAATGTGGAGCGGGGCGTTCATCAGGTTGCCCTGGCCCGACGCGAACGCCTGCCCGACTTCACGCTCGGCGTCCAGTATATCCAGACCGATGATGCCGGCACCCCCGTTTCGGATAATGGAAAAGATCCAATCATGGGAACCATCGGCATCAACATCCCGCTTTGGGCCGGAAAAAACAGCGCCCGCGTCGCAGCCGCAAACTATCAGCGCACCGCCGCGGAACTTACCCTGCAAAATCGCGAACGAACGCTGGAAGCCGACATCAAGCGGACGCTCTACAACCTGCGCGACGCCGACCGTAAAATCAATCTCTACGCGGAGAGCCTGATTCCCAAGGCCGAGCAATCGCTCGAGGTCAACCGCACTGCCTATGAAGCCGGACAGATGGAATTCATCAACCTGATGGATGCCGAACGCATCCTGCTCGAATTCCAGCTCGCCTATGAACGCGCGCTGGCCGACCACCTCAAACACCGCGCCGACCTCAGCCGGCTGACCGGCCTGGATTTACTTCACGGAGCAAACCATGAAACGTACTAA
- a CDS encoding efflux RND transporter periplasmic adaptor subunit, whose translation MKRTKPILFMIIALFAGFILRGCLVSSDDHHEEDAHSAETAPEIWTCSMHPQIQLPAFGKCPICFMDLIPLEADDDGGGEREISVSPYAAKLMELETAEVQRRFAEAEIRMVGKVDYDETRVSTISAWVAGRLDRLFVDYTGIPVKKGEHLAELYSPELLTAQEELIQALQTLEKLKNSRSSLLLETAEQTVVAAREKLRLWGFTSGQIAETEVRGTPSDHMTLYSPAAGIVIHKNATEGMYVKTGTPIYTIADLSRVWILLDAYESDLSGLRYGGSVEFTTEAYPGRAFKGTISFIDPIINAATRTAKVRVIVENADGTLKPGMFVRAVARPRVAQDGRIMNPGLAGKWISPMHPEVIKDEPGPCDVCGMPLVTAESLGYVSENESNAPLLIPVSAALKTGKRAVVYVEIPDQEKPTYEGRVVVLGGRFGDFYAIESGLDEGEHVVTRGAFKLDAELQIRAKPSMMSSESEESETESGTLKPQTRCPVMGGEINKDVYVDYNGMRIYFCCAGCDGEFKADPEKYIAKMRAEGIEPEKVPQPQTLCPVMGNPINKDVYIDHDGMRIYFCCPGCDSTFKENPDQYLKQMRAEGIEPEKAEHAHAH comes from the coding sequence ATGAAACGTACTAAGCCCATCCTGTTCATGATCATCGCGCTCTTTGCGGGCTTCATCCTGCGCGGGTGCTTGGTCTCCTCCGACGATCATCACGAAGAAGACGCCCATTCAGCCGAAACCGCCCCGGAGATATGGACCTGCTCCATGCATCCTCAGATCCAGCTTCCAGCCTTTGGAAAATGTCCGATCTGTTTTATGGACCTGATTCCGCTGGAAGCCGATGATGACGGCGGCGGCGAGCGTGAAATCAGCGTCAGCCCCTATGCCGCCAAACTGATGGAACTGGAAACCGCGGAGGTTCAGCGCCGCTTTGCGGAAGCCGAAATCCGCATGGTCGGCAAGGTCGATTATGATGAAACCCGGGTATCGACCATCTCAGCGTGGGTCGCCGGCCGCCTCGACCGGCTGTTTGTCGACTACACCGGCATCCCCGTCAAAAAAGGCGAGCACCTCGCCGAGCTCTACAGCCCCGAACTGCTAACCGCGCAGGAGGAACTGATTCAGGCGCTCCAGACCTTGGAAAAACTCAAAAACAGCCGAAGCTCCCTGTTGCTCGAAACCGCGGAACAGACGGTGGTTGCCGCGCGCGAAAAGCTGCGCCTTTGGGGCTTCACCTCCGGGCAGATTGCCGAAACAGAAGTGCGCGGAACCCCCAGCGATCATATGACTCTCTATTCGCCGGCCGCCGGCATTGTGATTCATAAGAACGCGACGGAGGGCATGTACGTGAAAACCGGCACCCCGATCTATACCATCGCCGACCTTTCCAGAGTCTGGATCCTGCTCGATGCCTATGAGTCCGACCTCAGCGGCCTGCGCTACGGCGGTTCGGTGGAGTTCACAACCGAAGCCTATCCGGGGCGCGCGTTCAAAGGCACCATCTCCTTCATCGATCCGATCATCAACGCCGCCACGCGCACCGCCAAAGTTCGTGTGATTGTCGAAAATGCGGACGGAACGCTCAAGCCCGGCATGTTCGTTCGGGCCGTCGCCCGCCCCAGAGTCGCGCAGGATGGAAGAATCATGAATCCCGGACTGGCCGGCAAATGGATCAGCCCGATGCACCCGGAAGTGATCAAGGACGAGCCCGGCCCCTGCGACGTCTGCGGTATGCCGCTCGTGACGGCGGAATCGCTGGGCTATGTTTCCGAAAACGAATCCAACGCCCCACTGCTGATTCCTGTCTCCGCCGCGCTGAAAACCGGCAAACGCGCCGTCGTCTACGTCGAGATTCCTGATCAGGAAAAACCGACCTACGAAGGTCGCGTGGTCGTGCTGGGCGGACGCTTCGGCGACTTTTACGCCATCGAAAGCGGCCTCGACGAAGGCGAGCACGTCGTCACCCGCGGCGCCTTCAAGCTCGATGCCGAGCTGCAGATCCGCGCCAAACCGAGCATGATGTCTTCGGAGAGCGAGGAGTCGGAAACCGAAAGCGGAACGCTAAAACCGCAAACCCGCTGCCCGGTCATGGGCGGCGAAATCAACAAAGACGTCTATGTCGATTACAACGGCATGCGCATCTATTTCTGCTGTGCCGGGTGCGACGGCGAGTTCAAAGCCGACCCGGAAAAATATATCGCAAAAATGCGCGCCGAAGGCATTGAACCTGAAAAGGTGCCACAGCCTCAAACCCTCTGCCCCGTCATGGGTAATCCCATCAACAAAGACGTCTACATCGACCACGACGGCATGCGGATCTATTTCTGCTGCCCCGGCTGCGACAGCACCTTCAAAGAAAATCCCGACCAATACCTGAAGCAGATGCGCGCCGAAGGCATTGAACCGGAAAAAGCGGAGCATGCCCATGCACACTGA
- a CDS encoding metal-sensitive transcriptional regulator → MKMKGHPTTHEENKYRLARIEGQVRAVSRMIDDHEYCVDIITQIQAARSALQSVSKIILEKHLKHCVAAALETKDESDIDEKLAEIMTVIKRMGK, encoded by the coding sequence ATGAAAATGAAGGGACATCCAACCACCCACGAAGAGAATAAATATCGGCTTGCCCGTATTGAGGGACAGGTACGCGCGGTCAGTCGAATGATCGACGACCATGAATATTGCGTGGATATCATCACCCAAATCCAAGCGGCACGTTCAGCCCTGCAGTCGGTCAGTAAAATTATTCTCGAAAAACACCTCAAGCACTGCGTAGCCGCAGCGCTGGAAACCAAAGACGAGTCCGACATCGACGAAAAACTTGCGGAAATCATGACCGTTATTAAACGTATGGGAAAATAG
- a CDS encoding DUF4130 domain-containing protein — MGLKLGRQVDRLHADTVEHAVHQAARNAGREIHRFKGLLRCRKLVDGLYWAPFEPERLLKNNPVADDGEGVQQLWKTFFKSVTIGETRNSRPVACRCAIGNGCRRSNEKGRYSFSASAVPASSSV; from the coding sequence ATGGGCCTGAAGCTCGGCCGGCAGGTGGACCGGCTGCACGCGGATACGGTGGAGCATGCGGTGCATCAGGCGGCGCGCAATGCGGGACGCGAAATTCACCGCTTCAAAGGGTTACTGCGATGCCGGAAACTGGTGGATGGTTTATATTGGGCCCCGTTTGAGCCGGAACGTCTGCTGAAGAACAATCCGGTGGCCGACGATGGAGAGGGTGTACAGCAGTTGTGGAAGACCTTTTTCAAAAGCGTTACGATCGGGGAAACCCGAAACAGCAGGCCCGTTGCATGCCGTTGCGCTATTGGCAATGGCTGCCGGAGGTCGAATGAAAAAGGCCGGTATTCTTTTTCCGCATCAGCTGTTCCGGCATCATCCTCTGTCTGA
- a CDS encoding esterase/lipase family protein, with protein sequence MAAQATILIPGIKGTKLLNSNEVNHDTIWSGIQSNFESIDDLALTKSYRNRYYDEALESIIQPSEVELLAYGELVGELRKNSSRPVYIFNYDWRYSNVENGERLQDFIGYLIAKSKARRRVDPKQPVFSSFDFITHSMGNQVFRSYLNLAGFRYVNKAVLAVPPFLGSLEIISGLIKGEGFFAGTKESMRKLVRTWPGALELLPRYAGVSRFENGALHNFYNLNHWQDNLVDIKPDDSAEKTARKEKLKALIRRGKRMVEQEMVDLDQLSAAEKKRILIVVRDGYKTMQSLQVLKNVPPPGPVNLFNLSKVAVSKDGDGAVAHASSCCYARPDDSGVKTVALIKDFWANDNSHGFVLNEGRLQRLIQRFLYSAEPFDHRIPGNSVREVAGVNERSWGHNLSRWELVFKD encoded by the coding sequence ATGGCTGCGCAGGCAACGATTCTGATTCCGGGAATTAAAGGAACGAAACTGCTCAATTCCAATGAGGTGAATCACGACACCATCTGGTCGGGGATTCAGAGTAATTTTGAATCGATCGACGATTTGGCTCTGACCAAAAGTTACCGCAACCGGTATTATGATGAAGCCCTCGAATCTATTATCCAGCCTAGCGAGGTGGAGTTGCTGGCCTACGGCGAGCTGGTGGGGGAATTGCGGAAAAATTCCAGCCGGCCGGTGTATATTTTCAACTACGACTGGCGCTATTCGAATGTCGAGAACGGCGAGCGGTTGCAGGACTTTATCGGCTATCTGATTGCCAAATCAAAAGCCCGCCGGCGGGTAGACCCGAAGCAACCGGTGTTTTCATCGTTCGATTTCATTACGCACAGTATGGGAAATCAGGTGTTTCGTTCCTACCTGAACCTTGCCGGGTTTCGTTATGTTAATAAAGCGGTGCTTGCGGTGCCCCCGTTCCTCGGCTCGCTCGAAATCATATCAGGACTGATTAAAGGCGAAGGTTTTTTTGCGGGAACGAAAGAAAGCATGCGTAAATTGGTACGTACCTGGCCCGGTGCTCTGGAACTGCTGCCGCGTTATGCCGGGGTTTCCCGTTTTGAAAACGGCGCGTTGCATAATTTTTACAACCTTAATCACTGGCAGGATAATCTGGTGGATATCAAGCCGGACGATTCCGCCGAAAAAACGGCGCGCAAAGAAAAGCTGAAAGCACTGATCCGCCGCGGTAAACGGATGGTGGAGCAGGAAATGGTGGATCTCGACCAGCTTTCAGCTGCGGAAAAAAAGCGGATTCTGATCGTGGTGCGGGACGGCTATAAAACGATGCAGTCGTTGCAGGTGCTCAAAAACGTTCCGCCGCCCGGACCAGTGAATTTATTCAACCTTTCGAAGGTGGCCGTAAGCAAAGACGGCGACGGCGCCGTGGCGCATGCGAGTTCCTGCTGCTATGCCCGTCCCGACGATTCCGGTGTTAAAACCGTGGCTCTGATCAAGGACTTCTGGGCCAACGACAACAGCCATGGTTTTGTGCTCAACGAAGGACGCCTGCAAAGGCTGATCCAGCGGTTCCTCTATTCCGCCGAACCGTTTGATCACCGTATTCCCGGAAACTCGGTACGTGAAGTGGCCGGCGTGAATGAACGCAGCTGGGGGCACAACCTCTCGCGTTGGGAACTGGTGTTTAAAGACTGA
- a CDS encoding efflux RND transporter permease subunit, which produces MHTDPAQTVEQRSAVGRLIRFCLENRLIVALFTAAVIFGGLLTAPFDWKIGDLQRYPVAVDAIPDIGENQQIVFTEWMGRSPQDVEDQIGYPLMVQLLGIPGVKTIRSYSMFGFSSIYIIFKEDVEFYWSRTRVLEKLNSLPAGTLPDGVQPTLGPDATALGQVYWYTLEGLDPDGNPTGGWDPEELRTTQDWYARYWLLSADGVAEVASVGGFVREYQVDVDPDAMRAFGVSVDEVYQAVQGANLDVGAKNLEVNRVEYFIRGVGFIQSLEDIENSVIKVNADGVPVLIKHVADVTLGPAQRRGALDKGGAPAVGGVVVARYGDNPLRVIRNVKEKIAATAQSLPKKTLADGTVSQLTVIPFYDRTGLIYETLGTLNEAIVQQILITIIVVLIMVMHLRSGLAISTMLPLTVLLCFIGMKLFNVQANIVALSGIAIAIGTIVDMGIVICENIIRHLDRADPEEPRIDVVHRAASEVGGAVLTAVLTTVISFLPVFTMIGAEGKLFKPLAFTKTVALVASIILALTVLPVLAHTLFGRARSPGAAPKTGRRSIRGILKKYFPIIFTVLLVGCWLTIEWEPLGPQAGTLRNLVFVTLLIGGLLLFFRVFQHFYAPILRWCLNHKSAFLALPLALLILGTTSWLGFSKTFGWLPDFIEKTPPVQKVAHAFPGFGKEFMPTLDEGSFLWMPTTMTHASIGEALDILQKQDMAFESIPEIASAVGKLGRAETSLDPAPISMIETVINYKPEFRIDPNGKRLNFRYEDGEFVRDTQGQLIEDERGRPYRQWRDHIRSPDDIWDEIVKAGKIPGTTSAPRLQPIAARIVMLQSGMRAPMGVKVQGPDLETIERVGLEIERYLKEVPSVEPAAVIADRIVGKPYLEIVPDREALARYGIPIRKFQNIIEIAIGGKKVTGTVEGRERFPVRVRYQRELRDNIEALEQVLIPGMKGQQIPITQLAEINYVRGPQNIKSEDTFLVGYVVFDKKPGHAEVDVVEQAQAYLQRKIDSGEFSLPRGVSYRFAGSYENQLRASRTLSMVLPIALFAIFMLIYFQFKSAYTTFLIFTGVFIAWSGGFILIWLYGQLWFLDFSLFGTEMRDLFQVHVINMSVAVWVGFLALFGIATDDGVVMGTYLTQTFRENTPTTKDEVRALVLQAGNRRVRACLMTTATTILALLPVLTSTGRGSDIMVPMAIPSFGGMLIEIVTMLVVPVLYCWRQESEIGRDGTFSARGK; this is translated from the coding sequence ATGCACACTGACCCCGCACAGACGGTTGAACAACGTTCAGCGGTCGGCCGGCTGATCCGCTTCTGTCTGGAGAACAGGCTCATCGTCGCGCTGTTCACCGCGGCCGTCATTTTCGGCGGTCTGCTGACGGCGCCGTTCGATTGGAAAATCGGCGACCTGCAGCGTTACCCGGTCGCCGTTGACGCGATTCCGGACATCGGCGAAAACCAGCAGATTGTTTTCACCGAATGGATGGGCCGCTCGCCGCAGGATGTCGAAGACCAGATCGGCTATCCGCTGATGGTTCAGCTGCTCGGTATTCCCGGCGTTAAAACCATCCGCTCCTACTCCATGTTCGGCTTTTCCTCGATCTACATCATCTTCAAGGAGGATGTGGAATTTTACTGGTCGCGCACCCGTGTGCTGGAAAAACTCAACAGCCTGCCGGCCGGCACCCTGCCCGACGGCGTGCAGCCGACGCTGGGGCCGGATGCCACCGCGCTCGGACAGGTCTACTGGTACACGCTCGAAGGCCTCGACCCCGACGGAAACCCGACCGGCGGATGGGATCCCGAAGAGCTGCGCACCACGCAGGATTGGTATGCCCGCTACTGGCTCCTTTCCGCCGACGGCGTCGCCGAAGTGGCCTCCGTCGGCGGCTTTGTGCGCGAATACCAGGTCGATGTCGATCCCGATGCCATGCGCGCCTTCGGCGTGAGTGTGGATGAGGTTTACCAAGCCGTACAGGGCGCCAACCTCGATGTCGGCGCGAAAAACCTGGAAGTCAACCGCGTCGAATATTTCATCCGCGGCGTCGGATTTATCCAATCATTGGAAGACATCGAAAACAGCGTCATCAAAGTCAACGCCGACGGTGTTCCCGTGCTGATCAAACATGTCGCCGACGTCACCCTCGGCCCGGCGCAGCGGCGCGGCGCGCTCGATAAAGGCGGCGCCCCGGCGGTCGGCGGCGTGGTGGTCGCGCGCTATGGCGACAACCCGCTCCGCGTGATCCGGAACGTAAAAGAAAAGATTGCCGCCACCGCGCAGAGCCTTCCGAAAAAGACGCTGGCCGATGGCACCGTCAGCCAGCTGACCGTCATCCCGTTCTACGACCGCACCGGCCTGATTTATGAAACGCTGGGCACCCTGAACGAAGCCATCGTTCAGCAGATCCTCATCACCATCATCGTCGTGCTGATCATGGTCATGCATCTGCGCTCCGGGCTGGCCATCAGCACCATGCTGCCGCTGACCGTGCTGCTCTGTTTCATCGGCATGAAACTCTTCAACGTACAGGCCAACATTGTCGCCCTCTCCGGCATCGCCATTGCCATCGGCACCATCGTCGATATGGGCATTGTCATCTGTGAAAATATCATCCGGCACCTCGACCGGGCCGACCCCGAAGAACCGCGCATCGACGTGGTGCACCGGGCGGCCTCGGAAGTCGGAGGCGCCGTACTGACCGCCGTGCTGACGACCGTCATCAGCTTCCTGCCCGTCTTCACCATGATCGGGGCCGAAGGCAAACTGTTCAAACCGCTCGCCTTCACCAAAACGGTGGCTCTGGTCGCCTCGATCATTCTGGCACTCACCGTCCTGCCCGTACTGGCGCATACCCTGTTCGGCCGGGCGCGTTCGCCGGGCGCGGCGCCGAAGACCGGCCGGCGTTCCATCCGAGGCATCCTGAAAAAATACTTCCCGATCATCTTCACCGTTTTGCTGGTGGGCTGCTGGCTGACGATCGAATGGGAACCGCTCGGACCGCAAGCGGGCACACTGCGCAATCTGGTTTTCGTGACCCTGCTGATCGGCGGCCTGCTCCTTTTCTTCCGGGTGTTCCAACACTTTTACGCCCCGATCCTGCGCTGGTGCCTGAACCATAAATCCGCCTTCCTCGCGCTTCCGCTGGCACTCCTGATTCTCGGAACAACCAGCTGGCTTGGATTCAGTAAAACCTTCGGCTGGCTGCCCGACTTTATAGAGAAAACGCCGCCGGTTCAGAAGGTCGCCCACGCGTTTCCAGGGTTTGGAAAAGAGTTCATGCCGACCCTCGACGAAGGCTCCTTCCTTTGGATGCCGACCACCATGACGCACGCCTCCATCGGCGAAGCGCTGGATATTCTGCAAAAGCAGGATATGGCCTTTGAGTCGATCCCGGAAATCGCTTCCGCCGTCGGCAAGCTGGGGCGCGCCGAAACCTCGCTGGATCCCGCGCCGATCTCCATGATCGAGACGGTGATCAACTACAAGCCGGAGTTCCGAATCGACCCCAACGGAAAGCGCCTCAACTTCAGATATGAAGACGGAGAATTTGTCCGGGATACCCAAGGCCAGCTGATTGAGGATGAACGCGGCCGGCCCTACCGCCAATGGCGCGACCATATCCGGTCGCCTGACGACATCTGGGATGAGATTGTAAAGGCCGGAAAAATTCCCGGCACCACCTCCGCGCCCAGGCTGCAGCCGATCGCCGCGCGCATCGTAATGCTGCAAAGCGGCATGCGCGCGCCCATGGGCGTGAAGGTGCAGGGCCCGGACCTCGAAACCATCGAGCGGGTGGGCCTCGAGATTGAGCGCTACCTCAAAGAGGTGCCGTCCGTGGAACCGGCGGCGGTCATTGCCGACCGCATCGTCGGCAAGCCCTACCTCGAAATCGTCCCCGACCGCGAGGCACTCGCCCGCTACGGCATTCCGATACGCAAGTTCCAGAACATTATCGAAATCGCCATTGGCGGCAAAAAGGTGACCGGCACCGTCGAGGGCCGCGAGCGCTTTCCCGTCCGGGTCCGCTATCAGCGGGAGCTGCGCGATAATATCGAAGCGCTTGAACAGGTGCTGATTCCCGGAATGAAAGGACAGCAGATCCCCATCACTCAGCTGGCCGAAATCAACTATGTACGCGGCCCGCAGAACATCAAGAGCGAGGATACCTTCCTCGTCGGCTACGTCGTTTTCGACAAAAAGCCGGGGCACGCGGAAGTCGATGTGGTGGAGCAGGCCCAGGCCTACCTGCAGCGTAAAATCGACAGCGGCGAATTCAGTTTACCGCGCGGCGTAAGCTATCGTTTTGCCGGCTCCTACGAAAACCAGCTGCGGGCATCCAGAACCCTTTCGATGGTGCTGCCGATCGCGCTCTTCGCCATCTTCATGCTGATCTACTTTCAGTTTAAATCGGCGTATACCACCTTCCTCATTTTCACCGGCGTCTTTATTGCGTGGTCCGGGGGCTTCATTCTGATCTGGCTCTACGGCCAGCTGTGGTTTCTCGACTTCAGCCTGTTCGGCACTGAGATGCGCGACCTGTTTCAGGTGCACGTCATCAATATGAGCGTGGCCGTCTGGGTCGGATTCCTGGCGCTGTTCGGCATTGCGACCGACGACGGCGTCGTGATGGGCACCTATCTCACGCAGACCTTCCGCGAAAACACCCCGACCACAAAAGACGAAGTCCGCGCACTGGTTCTTCAGGCCGGAAACCGCCGCGTGCGCGCCTGCCTGATGACCACCGCCACCACCATCCTCGCCCTGCTGCCGGTCCTCACCTCCACCGGCCGCGGTTCCGACATCATGGTCCCCATGGCCATCCCCTCTTTCGGCGGCATGCTCATCGAAATCGTCACCATGCTCGTCGTACCCGTGCTCTACTGCTGGCGCCAGGAATCAGAAATAGGACGGGACGGCACATTTTCCGCCAGGGGAAAATGA